The proteins below come from a single Anaerolineales bacterium genomic window:
- a CDS encoding DUF11 domain-containing protein: protein MTRGRRLLLATILILTLAFGAGVWTVRALPSGVDLSVQNGVTANAGSFIAGTATGYNYTVTVTNFGTVQADSTIGEPIVVNLNIAGGAQITGGSGTNWTCVVNTTTSATCTLDVGNSIAANSGTSQFVIPISIDTNASPTITLTASVSNSDDNTFNNTGQGSTPVAGVPDLTITKILQNPPLVHNNEARFIISVRNKGSATATIQPVFVNDNAGSNNLITNWSGTNWNCTIQLGGQQLACQYNLQLLAGQTAPDITVYTNPTNPGPNATLPLTGNIATVFSVEEPAASTGDNSASAIGDIYRQPDLSVTKTASPDFVVGLGTRTFTITVTNNGGPTFSGANSITVVDTVPAGLTINSVTSADFPSCNTSGQTVTCVRTATLATSATATITITVTPTVVGTVTNTVTVNTAFDQVTGNNSFSLPVDVKGIDVAVTKDLTGDLAVGVNATYSITVANVSNTTFPGLGFRAATGTISLSDTVPAILLPVAGTFTFTGDMISWNCTLAGQMVSCTNTADLDVGQTGVISFTVRARNTGIGATNVTNTATATVTADQNTSNNTGSHTYAGPIAAPDLILSNTVVSQTPSPFVALDPNSRFTFTVENSSISNATATAGNPIILTFTFPSGVTAANVISSTGTSTIDFTGGCVFAAPTLTCTETAGNVRQADPETVEVEFTAPPIASNFPVTVTINGGFDPGTPADTKTYTFNISTADLLITKTHTGTFPRTVSRNIRITVRNIGAATSTGTITVTDTLPTGMRMYLGGTLPLLGAWTTSSPDGATAPVFTFSGTLAPNAESTFEFQAYATDLTPLGSVVNTVTVANAGEPSSLLGNNTATDTLIVEVEPTADLTVSHSCTPLTISTGQNTTCTITVTNIGLRATTGATMTLTTSFDTAGLTYVTNTNASGWSGGATLTPGVFEWTSTNVMATGDTAVFTLTLQGASVSSSAVYNLNSTIAIAATENNTANNSAQTGITVQPTPQSDLAVTMTHTGNFIVGSPGTYTIRVQNVSAVNYAGGLVEMTTNLPTQLAFASVGSAVGWTCAPFGGTNVQCTRSDALTAGSFYPDIVITVNVTTAGSYTPGASIVVSGIDGSALNNNATDPTIVTSGAAPDMQLVSESHVNPFTLGVQGVFTINVANIGSGPTTADVYVRKALPSGFSVVAGNSGSNFTCSQVSLLGVPTAECVRLSSSPIPASSGSLPITLQLIPSTAGTFPNTSVTVTTTGDANSANDSFIDPTNVIVNGVPDLVVSKTEQPAGDFTLSNGTGTYRITVTNVGSGSTSGTITVTDTLPSIMNFNSASGGVSCTGTSTVTCTFTNVIAPSGVFFFDLTVNLTGTGTVTNNVSVIGGGDTSSSSGSDTTTVNASPLPNLTVTKTEVPAGNFTISSGTGTYRITVENVGTVATDGSNIVVTDTLPGGMTYSSHSSPAGFTCTGTTTVTCQSNIVIGASTATFLDLTVSLSGVTPGTYTNNVSVQGGGDNSPATGSDTTTVVAGPSPDLTLSKSGPSSFAVGADGNYTITVTNIGTLPTTGTITVTDTIPVQLTYVSGSGTGGFTCTGTQTAGATVTCTTTTAIAVSGSATVTLTVSGNTQSSSGVINTATVSGGGDVTTSNNSGSTGAIPISGAPDLSITKSLPSGTTFLRQNVNGSFNLTIANGNGGPTSGTITVTDTLPTALQFISASGGGFSCSGAQTAGATVTCTRSTPMNANEVQTIIVNVLPVSNGFVTNTASVSGGGEPSTTLGNNTSSLLIEIRATNPAEPGTLSSYTLTPTSAPADNTTLVTLTITIYQLNNTTPAPNTTVTLQPNSSNGLTFSPGLTGTTNASGQVTFTIKSSIAQTVQIPYSATNSFGGPVTYNQNPPVVTFTTGTGTGVVSASKSTVVTDYISIPADGTFKATITVTLKNDADQPITGKTVTLTANPAPSTLIIEQATSNVSDSSGQVKFTVRSSAQGESVFSASVNDNPVVFINQTVTIKFTAPGTAAVAAPSTGTGTPEGGFLPAGPITGTVIAYRLRVRVCPSLDCEIIGLLKLNTRVSILAKNKRGTWLQIQLETGTAWVYAAWIRMKRAEFRTLPVIDDQLGTAPLVPIPSPLIPVEGQGIGVVNTYNLRVRTGPGFTYQKIGLVRLGTELLLLGISPDRKWYKIAIVGGEAWVSSFYVRVRSINGGRLPVVEPPPTPVLPVLPK from the coding sequence ATGACTAGAGGACGGCGGTTACTCCTTGCCACCATACTGATCCTCACGCTGGCGTTTGGCGCTGGTGTATGGACGGTTCGGGCGCTACCATCAGGAGTTGATCTCTCCGTCCAGAATGGGGTCACGGCGAATGCTGGGTCCTTCATTGCTGGAACGGCGACGGGATACAACTACACGGTGACAGTGACAAACTTCGGCACCGTTCAGGCAGATTCCACGATAGGCGAGCCTATTGTCGTCAACCTGAACATTGCTGGAGGGGCGCAAATCACAGGTGGCTCTGGCACAAACTGGACGTGCGTGGTGAACACCACGACCTCGGCAACGTGTACGCTCGATGTTGGCAATAGCATTGCCGCCAACAGCGGGACGAGCCAATTTGTGATTCCAATCAGCATTGATACGAATGCCTCACCGACGATTACCCTTACGGCGAGCGTCTCCAACAGTGATGACAACACCTTCAATAACACCGGACAGGGGTCAACCCCCGTCGCTGGTGTGCCTGATCTGACCATCACGAAAATTTTGCAAAACCCGCCGCTGGTTCACAATAACGAAGCGCGATTTATCATCAGTGTCCGCAATAAGGGCAGCGCCACAGCGACCATTCAACCGGTCTTTGTCAACGACAACGCCGGCTCGAACAACCTGATTACAAATTGGTCGGGGACGAACTGGAACTGCACCATCCAATTGGGCGGGCAACAGTTGGCGTGCCAATACAATTTGCAACTTCTCGCCGGGCAAACCGCCCCTGACATCACGGTTTATACCAATCCTACCAATCCTGGTCCAAACGCAACTCTGCCCCTAACTGGGAATATCGCTACGGTCTTTAGTGTGGAAGAACCCGCCGCTTCGACGGGCGATAACTCCGCCTCCGCCATTGGCGATATTTACCGCCAGCCTGACCTCTCCGTGACAAAGACGGCTTCGCCCGATTTTGTCGTTGGCTTGGGGACGCGCACCTTCACCATCACGGTGACGAACAACGGCGGACCAACCTTCAGCGGGGCAAACAGCATCACCGTTGTCGATACTGTTCCAGCCGGGTTGACGATTAACTCCGTCACCTCAGCCGATTTCCCCTCGTGCAATACGAGTGGGCAGACGGTCACCTGCGTACGGACAGCAACCCTTGCCACCAGCGCGACGGCAACAATCACCATCACGGTGACGCCAACCGTCGTTGGCACGGTGACAAATACCGTCACTGTCAACACGGCGTTTGATCAGGTGACAGGCAATAATTCCTTCAGCCTTCCGGTTGATGTGAAGGGGATTGATGTGGCGGTGACGAAAGACCTGACGGGCGATCTCGCCGTTGGGGTGAATGCCACCTACTCGATCACCGTTGCCAATGTCAGCAACACGACCTTCCCCGGCTTGGGCTTCCGCGCCGCCACAGGGACAATCTCCCTGAGCGACACCGTTCCCGCCATTCTGCTTCCGGTTGCCGGCACGTTCACCTTCACCGGGGACATGATAAGCTGGAACTGTACGCTCGCCGGGCAGATGGTCAGTTGTACAAATACAGCCGACTTGGACGTGGGGCAGACGGGCGTGATTAGTTTCACCGTCCGCGCCCGCAACACGGGCATCGGCGCGACGAACGTGACGAACACAGCGACAGCAACCGTCACTGCTGACCAGAATACCAGCAACAACACCGGATCGCACACCTATGCGGGTCCGATTGCTGCCCCTGATCTCATCCTGAGCAACACCGTTGTCTCGCAAACACCAAGCCCCTTTGTGGCGCTTGATCCGAACAGCCGCTTCACCTTTACGGTGGAAAACAGCAGCATTTCCAATGCGACGGCAACAGCGGGCAACCCCATCATCCTGACCTTCACCTTCCCATCGGGAGTCACCGCGGCGAACGTCATCAGCAGCACCGGAACCTCGACTATCGACTTCACCGGCGGCTGTGTTTTTGCTGCGCCAACACTCACCTGTACAGAAACAGCGGGCAACGTCCGGCAAGCAGATCCCGAAACTGTTGAAGTCGAATTCACCGCGCCACCCATCGCCAGTAACTTCCCGGTGACGGTGACGATCAACGGTGGGTTTGATCCCGGCACGCCGGCAGATACGAAGACCTACACTTTCAACATCAGCACGGCAGACCTGCTGATCACCAAAACCCATACGGGGACATTCCCCCGCACCGTCTCGCGAAATATCCGCATCACCGTGCGCAACATCGGCGCGGCAACCTCCACCGGCACGATCACCGTGACCGATACGCTTCCCACCGGAATGCGTATGTACCTCGGCGGGACGCTCCCGCTGCTTGGGGCGTGGACGACCAGCAGCCCCGATGGAGCAACTGCGCCCGTCTTCACCTTCAGTGGGACGCTTGCCCCGAACGCAGAGTCAACCTTTGAGTTCCAGGCCTACGCCACCGATCTAACCCCACTTGGTTCGGTCGTGAACACGGTGACAGTGGCGAACGCGGGCGAACCTAGCTCACTACTTGGCAATAATACGGCGACAGATACCCTCATTGTTGAGGTAGAGCCGACGGCTGACCTCACCGTGAGCCATAGCTGCACGCCGCTGACGATCAGCACTGGGCAGAACACCACCTGCACGATCACCGTGACAAATATCGGACTACGTGCCACGACGGGCGCCACGATGACCCTGACGACCAGCTTTGATACGGCAGGTCTGACGTATGTCACAAATACGAATGCGAGCGGCTGGTCTGGTGGGGCGACGCTAACACCTGGCGTCTTTGAATGGACGAGCACGAACGTCATGGCGACAGGCGATACGGCGGTCTTTACCCTGACCCTACAAGGCGCCTCCGTCAGCAGTTCGGCAGTCTACAATCTGAACTCCACCATCGCTATTGCAGCGACGGAAAACAACACGGCGAACAACAGCGCCCAAACGGGGATCACCGTTCAGCCAACACCCCAATCTGACCTCGCCGTGACGATGACCCACACGGGGAACTTCATCGTGGGCAGCCCCGGCACCTACACGATCCGCGTCCAAAATGTGAGCGCCGTGAACTATGCTGGTGGGCTGGTCGAAATGACGACAAATCTCCCCACCCAATTGGCTTTTGCCTCAGTAGGCAGTGCGGTGGGCTGGACGTGCGCTCCCTTTGGGGGGACGAATGTCCAATGTACGCGCAGCGATGCGCTGACGGCGGGCAGCTTCTACCCAGACATTGTGATCACCGTAAACGTGACGACGGCGGGCAGCTACACACCTGGTGCCAGCATCGTTGTTTCCGGCATCGATGGCAGTGCGCTGAACAACAACGCCACCGACCCAACGATTGTGACCTCTGGTGCTGCGCCGGATATGCAGCTTGTCAGTGAGTCGCATGTCAATCCCTTCACGCTTGGCGTTCAGGGCGTTTTTACCATCAACGTAGCGAATATCGGCTCCGGTCCGACGACGGCGGATGTGTACGTCCGCAAAGCGCTTCCAAGCGGCTTCAGCGTCGTGGCGGGCAACAGCGGCAGCAACTTCACCTGTTCGCAGGTGTCTCTCCTCGGCGTGCCAACGGCAGAGTGCGTGCGCTTATCAAGCTCACCCATCCCCGCCAGCAGCGGCAGCCTACCGATCACCTTGCAGCTGATTCCTAGCACCGCCGGAACATTCCCGAACACCTCAGTTACCGTCACGACGACGGGTGATGCGAACTCGGCAAACGACAGCTTCATCGATCCGACGAATGTGATCGTGAACGGTGTGCCTGATCTCGTCGTGAGCAAGACGGAACAACCTGCTGGCGACTTCACCCTCTCCAACGGCACGGGAACGTACCGTATCACCGTGACGAATGTCGGCTCTGGCTCAACCAGCGGCACGATCACCGTCACCGATACACTCCCCAGCATCATGAACTTCAACAGCGCCAGCGGCGGCGTAAGCTGCACGGGGACATCCACCGTCACCTGCACCTTCACGAACGTCATTGCGCCCAGTGGTGTCTTCTTCTTCGATCTCACCGTAAACCTAACAGGGACGGGAACAGTCACCAACAATGTGTCGGTCATTGGCGGCGGCGATACCTCGTCGTCTTCTGGCAGCGACACAACAACGGTGAACGCCTCGCCGCTTCCAAACCTAACGGTGACCAAGACCGAAGTTCCCGCGGGCAACTTCACCATCAGCAGCGGCACGGGAACGTACCGCATCACGGTGGAAAACGTTGGCACGGTGGCGACAGACGGCAGCAACATCGTTGTCACCGATACGCTCCCTGGGGGCATGACCTATAGCAGCCACAGCAGTCCGGCAGGCTTTACCTGCACCGGAACAACAACGGTTACTTGCCAATCGAACATCGTCATCGGTGCTTCAACGGCAACTTTCCTTGATCTTACCGTCAGCCTGAGCGGGGTCACCCCCGGCACGTACACGAACAACGTCAGCGTGCAAGGTGGCGGCGATAACTCGCCAGCCACAGGCTCAGACACAACAACCGTCGTCGCCGGACCGTCGCCTGATCTGACACTCTCCAAGAGTGGTCCGAGCAGCTTCGCCGTTGGCGCCGATGGAAACTACACAATCACCGTGACGAACATCGGGACGCTGCCGACGACAGGGACAATCACCGTCACCGACACGATCCCAGTCCAGTTGACCTATGTCAGCGGTTCAGGGACGGGTGGCTTCACCTGCACCGGAACGCAGACGGCGGGCGCAACCGTGACCTGCACCACCACCACCGCCATTGCCGTGAGCGGCAGCGCTACAGTCACCCTGACGGTTTCGGGCAACACCCAATCCAGCAGCGGTGTGATCAACACGGCGACGGTCAGCGGCGGTGGCGATGTGACCACCAGCAACAATTCTGGCAGCACCGGCGCTATCCCGATCAGCGGGGCGCCCGACCTCTCGATCACGAAGTCCTTGCCAAGCGGGACGACCTTCCTACGCCAAAACGTGAACGGGTCGTTCAACTTGACCATCGCCAACGGCAACGGCGGACCGACCTCCGGGACGATCACCGTCACTGATACCTTGCCGACGGCGCTTCAGTTCATCTCTGCTTCTGGCGGCGGCTTTAGCTGTTCTGGTGCGCAAACAGCCGGCGCAACAGTCACCTGTACACGCAGCACGCCGATGAATGCTAACGAAGTCCAGACGATCATCGTGAATGTCCTGCCTGTGAGCAATGGGTTTGTGACGAACACGGCGTCCGTCAGCGGCGGCGGCGAACCTAGTACCACGTTGGGGAACAACACCAGCAGCTTGCTCATCGAAATCCGGGCAACCAACCCCGCCGAACCCGGCACGCTGTCTAGCTATACCCTGACGCCAACCAGCGCTCCGGCAGACAACACGACGTTGGTCACGTTGACGATCACCATCTACCAACTGAACAACACCACGCCGGCGCCAAACACCACCGTCACCCTGCAACCGAACAGCAGCAACGGCTTGACCTTCTCGCCCGGTCTGACGGGGACAACGAACGCCAGTGGACAAGTGACCTTCACGATCAAGTCGTCCATTGCCCAGACGGTGCAAATCCCGTACTCGGCAACGAACAGCTTCGGCGGACCAGTCACCTACAACCAAAACCCACCGGTGGTGACCTTCACTACTGGCACAGGAACAGGGGTCGTAAGCGCCTCGAAATCGACGGTGGTCACCGACTACATCTCTATCCCTGCTGATGGAACGTTTAAGGCAACCATCACCGTGACGCTCAAGAACGACGCCGACCAGCCCATCACGGGCAAGACGGTGACGCTCACGGCGAATCCGGCGCCAAGCACGTTGATTATTGAGCAGGCAACCTCGAATGTCTCTGACTCCAGCGGTCAGGTGAAGTTTACGGTGCGTTCGTCCGCGCAAGGCGAGTCTGTCTTTAGCGCCAGCGTGAACGACAATCCGGTGGTCTTCATCAACCAAACGGTAACCATCAAGTTCACCGCACCCGGCACGGCGGCTGTGGCAGCGCCAAGTACAGGGACGGGGACACCTGAAGGCGGCTTCTTGCCCGCCGGTCCAATCACAGGCACGGTCATCGCCTACCGCTTGCGGGTGCGCGTCTGCCCAAGCCTTGATTGCGAGATCATCGGCTTGCTGAAGCTCAACACGCGGGTAAGCATCCTCGCCAAGAACAAACGGGGAACGTGGCTGCAAATCCAGCTTGAGACAGGAACGGCATGGGTCTACGCGGCGTGGATTCGTATGAAACGCGCTGAGTTCCGCACCCTGCCCGTGATTGATGATCAACTGGGGACGGCGCCGCTGGTCCCAATCCCCTCGCCGCTCATCCCGGTCGAGGGTCAGGGTATCGGCGTGGTGAATACCTATAACCTCCGTGTGCGCACGGGTCCGGGCTTCACCTACCAGAAGATCGGTTTGGTGCGTTTGGGAACAGAACTTCTGCTGTTGGGCATCAGCCCGGATCGAAAGTGGTACAAGATCGCCATCGTTGGCGGTGAGGCATGGGTGAGTTCCTTCTACGTCCGCGTGCGCAGCATCAACGGTGGGCGTCTGCCCGTCGTAGAGCCGCCTCCGACGCCGGTCTTGCCCGTCTTGCCGAAGTAA
- a CDS encoding TROVE domain-containing protein, which produces MGFLNRKKKRAERANTHLNWMGGPSYDINDSLKRLRYAASSCFFGEPMYYQRDSQDKRPARKRPPVALSDEDVTRLRELLNAIDPREWRGMTPAELMESAIDAALAADPEATLKEAVRLRQVDHIRTTPQVILVRAANHPAVRGTGLVRRYAPQIIARADEPAVGLAYQRALYGKPIPNALKKAWRDALEKANEYALAKYRLESRTVKLVDVANLVHPKSEAVNKLVRGELRLTDQTWEAIISAKGASKESWEQALPLMGHMALLRNLRNLLEQGVDPKAFKDTLIKGAAEGKQLPFRYYSAYRAVEKIAPPSVLDAIEECLNLALGNLPTFPGRVMSLCDNSGSARGTTTSSMGKMQISTIANLTAILTAMQSGEGYVGIFGDKLDIMAVRKRSSLFDQLKEVDKRGSAVGGGTENGVWLFWDEAIRTRQHWDVVFIYSDMQAGHGGLYGTDPGAYSDFIWSGKGNRYIDVPKLIATYRRQVNPQVLVFLVQVAGYQDTIVPEFYDKTYILGGWSDGVLRFAAEMAGLNNLPSAEQE; this is translated from the coding sequence ATGGGCTTTCTGAACCGCAAGAAGAAAAGGGCTGAGCGGGCGAACACGCATCTGAACTGGATGGGTGGTCCCTCTTACGACATCAACGACTCGCTGAAGCGCTTGCGCTATGCAGCCTCGTCATGCTTTTTTGGAGAGCCGATGTATTACCAGCGCGACAGTCAGGATAAGCGCCCGGCACGCAAGCGCCCGCCTGTGGCGCTGAGCGATGAGGACGTCACTCGGCTGCGCGAACTGCTCAACGCCATAGACCCCCGTGAATGGCGCGGCATGACTCCGGCTGAATTGATGGAATCAGCCATTGATGCGGCACTGGCGGCTGATCCCGAAGCAACGCTGAAGGAAGCCGTTCGCCTGCGTCAGGTGGATCACATCCGCACCACGCCTCAGGTCATCCTCGTTCGTGCCGCCAATCATCCGGCGGTGCGGGGGACGGGGTTGGTGCGGCGTTATGCGCCACAGATCATTGCCCGCGCTGATGAACCGGCTGTTGGACTGGCGTACCAGCGGGCGCTGTATGGCAAGCCGATCCCGAACGCGCTGAAGAAAGCCTGGCGCGATGCATTGGAAAAGGCGAATGAATACGCACTGGCAAAATATCGCCTTGAATCACGCACGGTGAAGTTGGTGGATGTTGCCAATCTGGTACATCCCAAGAGCGAGGCTGTGAACAAGCTGGTACGCGGCGAACTACGGCTCACCGATCAGACGTGGGAAGCGATCATCTCTGCGAAAGGCGCCTCGAAAGAAAGCTGGGAGCAGGCGCTGCCGCTGATGGGGCATATGGCGTTACTGCGCAATCTGCGGAATCTGCTCGAACAGGGGGTCGATCCGAAGGCGTTCAAGGATACCCTTATCAAAGGGGCTGCCGAGGGAAAGCAACTGCCGTTCCGCTACTACAGCGCCTATCGCGCTGTAGAGAAGATTGCGCCGCCTTCCGTGCTGGATGCTATCGAAGAATGCTTGAACTTGGCGCTGGGCAATCTGCCAACCTTTCCGGGGCGGGTGATGAGTCTGTGCGATAATAGCGGCTCTGCGCGGGGTACTACGACCTCATCTATGGGAAAAATGCAGATCAGCACCATTGCCAATCTGACGGCGATTCTCACAGCAATGCAGTCTGGGGAAGGCTATGTCGGCATCTTTGGCGACAAACTGGACATCATGGCTGTACGCAAGCGCAGTTCCCTGTTTGACCAACTCAAAGAGGTTGATAAGCGCGGCTCTGCTGTGGGAGGCGGCACCGAAAACGGGGTATGGCTGTTCTGGGATGAAGCCATTCGCACACGCCAACACTGGGACGTGGTGTTTATTTACTCGGACATGCAAGCTGGACATGGCGGACTTTACGGAACAGATCCGGGTGCATACAGCGACTTTATCTGGTCTGGTAAAGGTAATCGCTATATCGATGTGCCTAAGCTGATAGCTACCTATCGCCGCCAAGTGAATCCTCAGGTATTGGTCTTTCTGGTGCAGGTGGCGGGGTATCAGGATACGATTGTGCCTGAATTCTACGACAAGACCTACATTCTGGGCGGCTGGAGTGATGGTGTCCTGCGCTTTGCGGCGGAGATGGCAGGCTTGAACAATCTGCCGTCGGCAGAGCAAGAGTAA
- the lexA gene encoding transcriptional repressor LexA: MKHETLSEKQKAILKVIEEWVSERGYPPTIRDIGKEVGISSTSVVNYNLNKLVDAGYIIRSKKFSRGIRLTASIEGEKPIRLDMEMLEIPNLGQIAAGLPVPVFANADHDDLIPVPASLIGNNDPSQVYALIVKGQSMIDAMIDDGDMVILKHQQTARNGDMIAAWLPAREETTLKYFFEEGLRIRLQPANPMMDPIFVEKSNLQIQGKVLAVIRRVD, from the coding sequence ATGAAACATGAAACACTCTCTGAGAAACAAAAAGCGATCTTAAAGGTCATTGAAGAATGGGTGTCAGAACGTGGTTATCCTCCCACCATCCGCGATATTGGGAAAGAGGTGGGCATTTCCTCTACCTCGGTGGTCAATTACAACCTGAACAAACTGGTGGATGCGGGGTACATCATCCGTTCCAAGAAGTTTTCGCGGGGGATTCGCCTCACAGCGTCTATCGAAGGCGAAAAACCGATTCGTCTTGACATGGAGATGCTGGAAATTCCCAATTTGGGGCAGATTGCTGCCGGCTTGCCCGTGCCTGTCTTTGCTAATGCCGATCATGATGATTTGATTCCCGTTCCCGCTTCGTTGATCGGAAACAACGATCCCAGTCAGGTTTATGCCCTCATTGTCAAAGGGCAATCCATGATTGATGCGATGATTGACGATGGCGATATGGTGATCTTGAAACACCAGCAGACTGCCCGCAATGGAGACATGATCGCCGCGTGGCTGCCCGCCCGTGAAGAAACAACCCTGAAATACTTCTTCGAGGAAGGCTTGCGGATTCGCCTGCAACCAGCAAACCCTATGATGGACCCGATTTTCGTGGAAAAATCGAACCTTCAGATTCAGGGGAAAGTTCTCGCGGTGATCCGCCGCGTTGATTAG
- a CDS encoding DUF3352 domain-containing protein yields MFTSEDMLMFCLLRPIGFVALLIALTFGGMTPPAAAQPPTADPLLVPAAILPANTFFYAAVRLDDATLGSLDAILATFRERLPADAVSPSTRDMIALLASLDVFGQRFFGGDFATSIRPWLGDVGAAALIRPDINLLARDFRRSRFSSFYAPVFILQIRDRAGAAAALEQFFQKADGVWQKTEDTAFQTVFTQGDISNFSASAIAIRDDSLIISTNIGLESLPLVTNSLADAPHFQKTLSRMPLPHYTAVVFTNARTWLEQGIGSSFYASYYGFRWDTLMVLTPLMRAAGYVGVGFTSLDADTITMDTIFTVGNTAPLKALGFTFTQRGRALIPEFAARVPGNAFAVIHGADLAASAETFWEAAGHILSTFTLQSFTEDAALIEGLKRPFNVVLSNLIGFDYERDLSGWIRGDYALFLSDAGGVTIDAGLMFAVSDAASARQFLRTVESELGITLTLLGVRDVLIDSAWTHIRDTEVLVIKVVPLYGGAPFEIVLAADEAILVMGSRGAVESVLTPTEESASLRRVRQYTLPTAGMGWYVVPGQLTSRFDALALLAPNDYQRRQYETYRTLTTLLRDASISGAVNEHGDLLLRFTVGVR; encoded by the coding sequence TTGTTCACCAGTGAGGATATGCTCATGTTCTGCCTCCTACGCCCGATAGGATTCGTCGCCCTGTTGATCGCTCTTACCTTCGGAGGAATGACCCCTCCCGCTGCCGCCCAACCCCCCACCGCTGATCCACTGCTCGTTCCGGCTGCGATTCTTCCTGCCAACACCTTTTTTTACGCTGCCGTCCGTCTGGACGATGCCACCCTCGGCAGCCTTGATGCCATTCTCGCCACCTTCCGTGAGCGGCTGCCCGCCGATGCGGTGTCCCCTTCAACCCGCGATATGATTGCCCTCCTTGCCAGTTTGGATGTGTTTGGGCAGCGATTTTTCGGGGGTGACTTTGCCACCAGCATCCGTCCATGGTTGGGCGATGTGGGGGCGGCGGCACTCATCCGCCCTGATATTAACCTTTTGGCGCGGGATTTTCGCCGCAGCCGCTTTTCGTCCTTTTACGCGCCTGTTTTTATCCTCCAGATTCGTGATCGGGCAGGGGCAGCCGCCGCACTGGAACAGTTTTTCCAGAAGGCGGACGGCGTGTGGCAGAAGACAGAAGACACCGCCTTTCAAACAGTGTTTACGCAGGGCGATATATCTAACTTCAGCGCATCGGCAATCGCCATTCGAGACGACAGCCTGATTATCTCTACAAACATTGGCTTGGAAAGCCTCCCCCTCGTCACCAATTCGCTGGCGGATGCGCCGCACTTCCAAAAAACTCTCAGCCGTATGCCGCTGCCACATTACACAGCGGTGGTCTTTACGAACGCCCGCACATGGCTCGAACAAGGTATCGGCTCGTCGTTCTACGCCTCCTATTATGGCTTTCGATGGGATACGCTCATGGTTTTAACGCCCTTGATGCGGGCGGCGGGCTATGTAGGCGTTGGGTTCACCAGTTTGGATGCCGACACTATCACGATGGATACCATCTTCACAGTGGGAAACACTGCCCCCTTAAAGGCGTTGGGTTTCACCTTCACACAGCGCGGACGGGCGCTCATCCCTGAGTTTGCTGCCCGTGTTCCGGGGAACGCCTTCGCCGTGATTCATGGGGCTGACCTCGCCGCCAGCGCGGAAACGTTCTGGGAGGCGGCGGGACACATCCTCAGCACCTTCACCCTTCAGTCGTTCACAGAGGATGCGGCGCTTATCGAGGGACTGAAACGCCCCTTCAATGTCGTCCTCAGCAACCTGATCGGTTTCGATTACGAGCGCGACCTCTCCGGCTGGATCAGGGGCGACTACGCCCTTTTCCTTTCCGATGCGGGCGGGGTGACCATTGACGCCGGACTGATGTTCGCTGTGAGCGATGCTGCCAGCGCCCGTCAGTTTTTGCGAACGGTAGAGAGCGAACTGGGCATTACCTTGACCTTGCTTGGCGTCAGGGATGTTTTGATTGATTCGGCGTGGACGCACATCAGAGATACCGAGGTGTTGGTGATCAAGGTCGTCCCTCTTTATGGCGGTGCGCCCTTTGAAATTGTCCTTGCTGCCGACGAAGCGATCCTCGTTATGGGGTCGCGGGGAGCGGTAGAGAGCGTCCTAACCCCCACCGAGGAATCCGCCTCGCTGCGGCGGGTGCGGCAATACACCCTTCCGACGGCAGGCATGGGGTGGTATGTTGTGCCCGGGCAGTTGACCTCACGCTTTGATGCCCTTGCCTTGCTTGCCCCTAACGACTACCAACGGCGCCAGTATGAAACCTACCGCACCCTCACAACGCTTCTGCGCGATGCCTCGATCAGCGGGGCGGTCAACGAACACGGTGATTTGCTCCTGCGCTTCACTGTTGGTGTCCGCTAG